One genomic segment of Lampris incognitus isolate fLamInc1 chromosome 2, fLamInc1.hap2, whole genome shotgun sequence includes these proteins:
- the LOC130108134 gene encoding cytochrome c oxidase subunit 6C-1, which produces MSLPKPAMRGLLGKRLRFHLPIAFALSLITATVFKYSVTEPRKQAYADFYKHYDSAKEFEAMREAGVFQSVRPSGE; this is translated from the exons ATGTCTCTGCCAAAGCCTGCGATGAGGGGGCTGCTGGGAAAGCGCCTGAGGTTCCACCTGCCTATTGCATTTGCATTATCCCTGATTACAGCTACAGTCTTCAAG TACTCTGTAACAGAGCCCAGGAAGCAGGCCTATGCTGACTTTTACAAGCACTATGATTCTGCCAAGGAGTTTGAAGCGATGAGGGAAGCTGGCGTTTTCCAAAGTGTGCGGCCCTCTGGCGAGTAA